Proteins encoded in a region of the Solanum dulcamara chromosome 9, daSolDulc1.2, whole genome shotgun sequence genome:
- the LOC129902359 gene encoding uncharacterized protein LOC129902359, with product MANGSEKGEIVVSSIRTGMKREFAMMMKAQADWDIDVGQKRVTRTPQSSMNSPGNVSNDKVYVKKRKREVKNVIVSEDLSNSKAVVGEELKSDGVVKKDDNVVLLSDDLSNSKVVGEELERDGVVKKDENLVLLSEEEEPKSDVVDCNSDDEKKGKMDEEIVGSGEEGNASMQNCGDDAKAKADDGFDEEMAEIVPELAVTSQADSKDEQKSEDDTKSEMPKTGKASDCIVGAMPEIVPELAVVAQADGKNEQNCQDDSKTEMARTVKASVRIVEAMPGVVPELAVTAQGDGKDEQNVLFQTPMRRFTRSALKTEDDAKVFQCDSIKIGESHETDSVGTMSAPAKLELKMSKKVALTKIPTKLKDLLETGLLEGLPVRYIRGITKGRGRPAKGLRGEIRGSGILCFCDSCLGTSVVTPNQFELHANSANKRPPEYIYLENGKSLRDVLSMCKDAPSDEVETVIKNAIGIADPKLFSSACTTAQEFKSTPVQTSEASSRSTSSVPATKLTDRMPSGSGTQSKVHGKLTRKDLRMHKLVFEDDALPDGTALAYYVRGQKLLEGYKKGHGIYCYCCNTEVSPSQFEAHAGCASRRKPYLYIYTSNGVSLHELSIKLSKERRSSAEENDDLCSICADGGDLLCCDNCPRAFHAECVFLPSIPTGTWYCKYCENMFAKERFVETNANAIAAGRVAGIDAIEQITKRCIRMVETLETEVSVCVLCRDQDFSKSGFGPRTVIICDQCEKEYHVGCLKEHNIDDLQELPKDKWFCCTDCSRIHFALEKLVSDGEQNIPESLLKVLKEKSEGKDSENNSSLDIKWRLLSGKMSSEETRVWLSSAVSIFHERFDPIADASTSRLDLIPHMVYGRNFKDQDYGGMFCAILLVNSLVVSAGIIRIFGKEVAELPLVATSTNCQGQGYFQSLFSCMENLLQSLNVENLVLPSAEEAESIWTNRFSFTKIPEEQMKHYRKNYQMMVFSGTSMLQKQVGGSQCAENNLILEDA from the exons atggCAAACGGTTCAGAGAAAGGGGAGATTGTTGTTTCGTCCATTAGGACTGGAATGAAACGGGAGTTTGCAATGATGATGAAGGCTCAAGCAGATTGGGACATTGATGTAGGTCAAAAGAGGGTTACAAGAACACCACAATCGAGTATGAATAGTCCTGGTAACGTTAGCAATGATAAGGTTTATGTGAAAAAGAGGAAAAGGGAGGTGAAAAATGTGATTGTTAGTGAAGATTTGTCGAATTCTAAGGCTGTTGTTGGTGAGGAATTGAAGAGTGATGGAGTTGTGAAAAAGGATGACAATGTGGTTTTGTTGAGTGATGATTTGTCGAATTCGAAGGTTGTTGGTGAGGAATTGGAGAGAGATGGAGTTGTGAAAAAGGATGAAAATTTGGTTTTGTTGAGTGAAGAGGAGGAGCCGAAGAGCGATGTGGTGGATTGTAATAGTGACGATGAGAAGAAAGGTAAGATGGATGAAGAAATTGTTGGGTCTGGAGAAGAAGGGAATGCTAGCATGCAAAATTGTGGAGATGATGCTAAAGCGAAAGCCGATGATGGTTTTGATGAAGAGATGGCTGAAATTGTTCCTGAATTAGCTGTTACTTCTCAGGCTGATAGTAAAGATGAGCAAAAATCTGAAGATGATACTAAGAGTGAAATGCCTAAAACAGGGAAGGCCAGTGATTGCATTGTTGGAGCAATGCCTGAAATTGTTCCTGAATTAGCTGTAGTAGCTCAGGCTGATGgtaaaaatgagcaaaattGTCAAGATGATTCGAAGACTGAAATGGCTAGAACAGTGAAGGCTAGTGTTCGCATTGTTGAAGCAATGCCTGGAGTTGTTCCTGAATTAGCTGTCACTGCTCAGGGTGATGGTAAAGATGAGCAAAATGTGTTGTTTCAGACACCTATGAGGCGGTTTACTAGGTCTGCTTTGAAAACAGAAGATGATGCAAAGGTATTTCAGTGCGATAGCATTAAGATTGGGGAGAGTCATGAAACTGATTCTGTAGGAACTATGTCTGCTCCTGCAAAGTTGGAGTTGAAGATGTCCAAGAAAGTTGCACTAACTAAAATTCCCACAAAGTTGAAAGATCTTCTTGAAACAGGTTTGCTGGAGGGTTTACCTGTTCGCTACATTCGTGGCATTACAAAG GGGAGAGGGCGTCCTGCAAAAGGACTTCGCGGAGAGATTAGAGGGTCGGGAATATTGTGCTTCTGTGATAGCTGTCTTGGGACATCG GTTGTTACACCAAATCAATTTGAGCTGCATGCCAATAGTGCAAACAAACGTCCACCAGAATACATCTATTTGGAGAATGGAAAAAGTCTGAGGGatgtattaagtatgtgtaAAGATGCTCCTTCTGATGAAGTGGAAACAGTGATAAAAAATGCCATCGGGATTGCAGACCCCAAATTATTTTCTTCAGCATGCACGACTGCCCAGGAGTTTAAATCTACCCCTGTTCAAACTAGTGAAGCTAGTAGCAG GTCCACATCATCTGTGCCTGCTACAAAGTTGACCGATCGAATGCCCTCTGGCAGTGGAACTCAAAGCAAAGTTCACGGAAAGTTAACTAGAAA GGACCTGCGCATGCACAAACTTGTATTTGAGGATGATGCACTTCCTGATGGAACTGCATTGGCATATTATGTCCGTGGACAG AAATTGCTCGAGGGTTATAAGAAAGGTCATGGAATTTACTGCTACTGTTGCAATACTGAG GTCAGCCCTTCACAGTTTGAGGCTCATGCAGGTTGCGCTTCACGTCGGAAGCC TTATTTGTACATATATACATCCAACGGGGTGTCTCTGCATGAGTTGTCTATTAAACTTTCGAAAGAACGAAGGTCCTCAGCTGAGGAAAATGATGATCTCTGCTCAATATGTGCTGATGGAGGGGACCTCCTCTGCTGTGACAATTGTCCAAGAGCTTTTCATGCAG AGTGTGTGTTTTTGCCAAGTATTCCCACGGGTACCTGGTATTGTAAATACTGTGAAAATATGTTTGCAAAAGAAAGATTCGTTGAGACTAATGCCAATGCTATAGCTGCTGGGAGGGTTGCTGGAATTGATGCCATCGAGCAGATAACAAAACGATGCATTCGTATGGTGGAAACTTTAGAGACTGAAGTTAGTGTTTGTGTGCTCTGCAG GGATCAGGATTTCAGCAAATCAGGATTTGGCCCACGGACAGTAATTATTTGTGATCAG TGTGAAAAGGAGTATCATGTTGGATGTTTGAAGGAGCACAACATAGATGACTTACAG GAATTGCCAAAAGATAAATGGTTTTGCTGCACAGATTGCAGTAGAATTCATTTTGCTCTGGAAAAGCTGGTGTCAGATGGAGAACAGAACATTCCCGAGTCTCTGTTGAAAGTCTTGAAGGAAAAGAGCGAAGGAAAAGATTCAGAGAATAACTCCAGTCTTGACATTAAATGGCGTCTGCTAAGTGGGAAAATGTCATCCGAAGAAACAAGGGTCTGGCTTTCTAGTGCTGTTTCAATTTTCCAT GAACGATTTGACCCAATTGCTGATGCAAGTACTAGCCGTCTTGATTTGATCCCACACATGGTCTATGG AAGGAATTTCAAGGACCAAGACTATGGAGGGATGTTCTGTGCAATATTATTGGTCAA TTCATTGGTTGTTTCTGCTGGTATTATCCGTATTTTTGGGAAGGAAGTGGCGGAACTCCCTTTAGTTGCGACTAGTACTAATTGTCAAGGACAG GGCTACTTTCAATCTCTGTTTTCTTGTATGGAGAACCTTTTGCAGTCCCTGAATGTAGAAAACCTTGTACTTCCCTCAGCAGAAGAAGCAGAGTCAATCTGGACAAATAGATTTAGCTTTACGAAGATCCCTGAAGAACAG ATGAAACACTATCGGAAAAATTACCAGATGATGGTTTTCTCTGGAACATCCATGCTACAGAAGCAAGTCGGGGGTTCTCAATGTGCTGAAAACAATTTAATTTTAGAAGATGCATGA
- the LOC129904579 gene encoding cyclin-dependent kinases regulatory subunit 1: MGQIQYSEKYFDDTYEYRHVVLPPDVAKLLPKNRLLSENEWRAIGVQQSRGWVHYAIHRPEPHIMLFRRPLNYQQQQENQAQQVLLAK; encoded by the exons ATGGGGCAGATCCAGTATTCTGAGAAGTATTTTGATGATACCTATGAGTACAG GCATGTTGTTCTTCCTCCTGATGTAGCGAAATTGCTTCCTAAGAATCGTCTTCTCTCTGAA AATGAGTGGCGGGCTATTGGAGTTCAGCAGAGCAGAGGATGGGTGCACTATGCTATTCATCGACCAGAGCCTCATATCATGCTCTTCAGGAGGCCACTGAACTATCAGCAGCAACAAGAGAACCAGGCTCAGCAAGTTCTGCTTGCCAAGTGA